The following are encoded together in the Miscanthus floridulus cultivar M001 unplaced genomic scaffold, ASM1932011v1 os_1248_3_4, whole genome shotgun sequence genome:
- the LOC136533837 gene encoding uncharacterized protein isoform X2 translates to MFEGVVSQVLDGLLRRYVKGIQKEQLKIGIWKEEILLENVELILEAFDYLQLPFALKNGRIGKLSIRIPWKKLGWDPIIIVIEDVFVCACPREDSEWSSDSLDKRELAGKLAKLNAIELAKFSRRVTDNQTGQSFLSYISAKILDSIQVSMRNVHIVYMDTHNVQGNFVFGLEFSSLSIQTDTQKQSFTISLMARSRQDEVNKIIEISDVGIYCHQLEEQQDLCHVGALENGHSRDDYLVNPFCVTVSVLANKAAKLDGTPQYDMTAELTALALSVDEIQLQQILNLCDYFAICALRTKYGRYRPSQSSISKRCKGWQRMWWQYAQNSVLADVRRRLKKTSWQWRYLKQRLNHLLRYVKLYRMKLELLQKGQIVTEDILQVLENMDRECDIDDILNYRTIAEQQLQVVDDSIRRTLRESLVKSSKDTHSPGSPRSNEQLTGASQGWLNWLSLGMLGVGGTADSSSFAGVISEDIIKDIYEGTEFHPVSSAENCLKKENYYSLFVRLSISRIVTTVTSRGFGMKLVDTMFSGLGMECKIWDDSATILAWLDSLQVINPLNETKILRAEKCSTGDGLGAPVISIQVDFPKSNERSEASTRVVVQEISAIYEPEFFVNALHIYDLFSSFQFQHDRVVSSLNRFDNLGTRLVSKLKYMSANRKKLNWDLRIHHFVIRLPSQNCERKELAMVVDVGDVFIQSKDTIEDISRTQESNSFLDHISKSLPSYFSDDLLLGIQLDELYNQFEVGLTGFQVKVLLPDKHNFSSTLVKLDASIALRLCVFLDEPVLKQLEVGFIVPFIDVYLSQTMYSAIVNLPRMKETNLVKNSVFDNPKTHGHKKSALNVSVSLKLAKLGLQVDLDGNCEESSGLIVGIEDIDIRYAICELSDLSLAMKMVNVTSNYRKDESDSHVLCLSGNLTRCPENSVETCLNLHYRTHKHDDQMHHLYQLNLCDVDLHVNPSVIGQIQTFLRKLDSGPSVGSDAESTMIGQSSMKSGATNGILPKFSLSNLCGADGTVFAGVSVDHFPFLVADYCCGYSFGCLGAQDVEAQESLYSKNEQCHDTSGVNGYHASDLASNTHGKTQHSNCSSTSSNDPKNASRTVLDLSLISVRVHFPESCGTLATITIPESISALTYFDASSWDLLLSAKNLTLASPWTPPNIHELLWGTSSHRNASALNVRVKKDLPALSTEVCVGIQNVCCVLPSKLLAMFVGFFLLDDWNPIAEQEFPVAGNNLECLGESHDCVTYKFEISDCVVIFPVKEQDFFCLKLEVPHFFCEFIATGSSVEFAKRIPKEFFSSECIVSRRVDVICIYARNASISLLIVSDHTDFMLKLDESIPKRIHSLIEKLDAGIWIQVPCKDIPYSQQPTLPTSIMSKISRCNLIAEDLYFINGMETVIGVVDQLISIGNESKMYKGNALQFLDHRSFYKGNPDPNECTNLTISIKDLMILLGQSKDKVALERIATANMEFDVSAVLVGEKPEHMNFDVVSLTLQSSGGYTLISIVSDGPLSPVFVKFTKHHAGQDEILLSVPLFEVWLYLQDWNTIINHSHSYVKTDVNSTPVEHAAALSQFPETASSPLIASEFGSPDDFNLVLTCETIAGVLHIPIWGKEENHTSNHMGVTPFPMEVGTHHEADDIQYCEPKVCKFVTLTFESKHFVMMSGDSCMNFKCDLERLKVMLEMIQENKGTSVPFVHISKVKSSGYVHQSERNLEHLSVDLQAEYMDVSFSHQIFNFWHNMELKFPAASSASSFYSMAFKAGLRKGSLLLNDGRWSSHGPVIETLLKNLTVQFSQMKDRTEISAFVDLLVNYNNIDKVMWEPFVEPSRFQLHMLRKCGDCGLDISPSTDVCLSSSKQLNLNISEPLIEAILRLSQMITDSLDPSNGSGLREDPGILRLSHDDVRTRRYVPYILSNDTSLPFRFKVYRGAVNSDGVDSFSVIDENSVPAGYAVPIYVKETLDDFFFQHREARSSDHLIEKRMSAVSHYMISIEFDGTSGPSKPMSMDLVGIYFFEVNFSSSKKPILGEESFGAFSSNGKGNDGLIVPVVLDVSLQNYSKRIRVYSTVILYNATSMPLELRFDIPFGLTSKVIGPIPPNKEIPLPVHLSEAGQIRWHPVGRTYLWSETRSLSSLLSRESRVGFMKSSVCYPSHPSNDPFRCCVSVEEYNVPSSVSTQKGQLCSERLNTQVSGSSTPNIFKQNLTRTHFIRHVKLNTPLLIKNYLPVCISLAIDNGGSARVVSLKEVGSASIFFVDPSNHLGITIDIQDYRSLNIKFPRAESFSTAAKSNGFKFSITESITFYSNLSNSPLNVMLEKSMDARSGARELYLSVPFLLYNCTDLLLTVTESSSERSGSTLVIPPSFELDGHARHLLEKSGLSLVDPSVQCFTGKMPQLDLIDGRCSSSEISCTSNSESVKKDFDNGVKAYMFAPDGHTPATELSVKLNASPPNNGTETTRRNWSNTFLLVPASGSTNVTIPQSSTSGAFLVAVASIPVSTELFGRTRAIAFRPRYVICNACSNDLFFRQKGTRFSKHLRSGQHSFLHWSDTARELLVSVRFDGPGWQWSGSFFPDHLGDAQLKIRNSASGLSYMVRVEVQNADLDVYSKRFSGKNNVNTGTVLILLSDDKTGFVPYRIDNFSMEKLRIYQQRCESIETIVYPYTSCQYAWDEPCYPHRLIVEIPGERSLGTFNLDILNDDVHVSLPSTSEKAERQFCISIHAEGAIKVLSVLDSNCHNTETKEKNFLGSKEPKVADHKLELDMNFAEVIKIHLPFIGISLISSSPQELLFASAKEMTVVAMQSLDQQRFTVQIQSMQIDNQFPDSPHPVMLSFEGSHKGKSMNFFKSKDTKLKSANDILSNTTEPVLQFAAAKWRTRDVSFVSYQYINISVAPVRLELEERLVLSMIEFFRSVSSRINIGHLEKSLELSILGGATDMLREYEKISKNISDKLLVQDSELLPSVVPVGAPWQQIHLLARKQKKVYIELFQLTPVKLTFSFTSTPWLNRNEGGSDPSIGFNNTTAIQRGLMALLDVEGVPVYLGEIIAENLMASWQSVQDILVRHYSRQILHELYKVLGSAGVIGNPMGFARNVGFGLKDFISASRKGKLQSPVELLNGIAQGSKTLIGSTVYAVSSATSHFSKTAYKGLVAFTYDEQAASKMEERERQLGLHGEGVLNGFLEGLTGLLQSPIRGAEKHGLPGVISGLAMGTAGLVARPMASILEATGRTAQSIRNRSNPHESNYLRVRFPRPVARDHPLLPYSWDEAIGVSLLAQAECGRLKEETFVMCKTLKGAGKFLVLTEKLLLLVSSPYLVDLGSPQFVGVPPDPQWSIDTEMHLKSVVHLDRSQEVVNIVGSSGQTSPRDKRGGTRNRVMSSAFVPLFHLSIELPNDEDAEGTVQVLQALIEKGKARRWDKKILHRSNIS, encoded by the exons ATGTTCGAGGGGGTGGTGAGCCAGGTGCTCGATGGCCTCCTCCGCCGCTATGTCAAGGGCATCCAGAAGGAGCAGCTTAAGATCGGCATCTGGAAGG AAGAAATACTGCTCGAAAATGTAGAGCTGATTCTGGAAGCCTTTGACTACCTGCAGCTGCCATTTGCGCTCAAGAATG GACGAATTGGGAAGCTAAGCATCCGGATTCCTTGGAAAAAGCTTGGATGGGACCCTATCATTATTGTCATAGAAGATGTCTTTGTTTGCGCATGCCCAAGGGAGGATTCTGAG TGGAGCTCAGATTCTCTGGACAAGAGAGAACTAGCTGGAAAGTTGGCCAAACTTAATGCCATTGAGCTTGCTAAATTTTCTAGAAGAGTTACAG ATAACCAAACGGGACAGTCGTTTTTGTCCTACATATCAGCAAAG ATACTGGACAGTATCCAAGTTTCTATGCGAAATGTTCATATTGTGTACATGGATACCCACAACGTTCAA GGGAACTTCGTATTTGGTTTGGaattctcaagtctctcaatacaAACAGATACCCAGAAGCAAAGTTTTACTAT TTCATTGATGGCTAGGTCAAGACAAGAtgaagtaaataagataatagaGATATCAGATGTTGGGATTTATTGTCATCAGTTGGAAGAACAACAGGACCTATGCCATGTTGGTGCTCTTGAAAATGGCCACTCAAGGGATGATTATCTTGTAAATCCATTTTGTGTGACTGTATCTGTGCTT GCTAACAAAGCTGCCAAGCTTGATGGTACCCCTCAGTATGACATGACTGCAGAGCTAACTGCAttg GCCCTATCTGTTGATGAAATCCAGCTCCAACAAATCTTAAATCTTTGTGATTACTTCGCTATCTGTGCTTTGCGAACAAA ATATGGTCGTTACCGTCCATCTCAAAGCTCTATATCTAAGAGATGTAAAGGTTGGCAGAGAATGTGGTGGCAATATGCTCAGAATTCTGTATTAGCAGATGTTCGCAGAAGACTGAAGAAAACTTCATGGCAATGGCGTTATTTGAAGCAGCGACT GAATCACCTACTAAGATATGTCAAATTGTATAGAATGAAATTGGAGCTTTTGCAGAAAGGACAG ATTGTTACTGAAGACATTCTACAAGTGTTGGAAAATATGGACAGAGAATGTGATATAGATGACATACTTAACTACAGAACAATTGCAGAGCAACAACTGCAGGTTGTTGATGATTCTATTAGAAGAACGTTGAGG GAATCATTGGTGAAATCTTCCAAAGATACTCATAGTCCAGGAAGTCCTCGAAGCAATGAACAGTTGACAGGGGCAAGCCAGGGATGGCTAAACTGGCTTTCTCTTGGAATGCTTGGTGTTGGTGGAACAGCTGACAGTAGCTCATTTGCTGGTGTTATTTCTGAAGACATTATTAAG GATATATATGAGGGAACGGAATTTCATCCAGTTTCTTCTGCTGAAAATTGTTTGAAGAAAGAAAACTACTATTCTTTGTTTGTTAGACTATCTATTTCTCGGATAGTCACGACTGTCACCTCCAG GGGGTTTGGCATGAAGCTTGTAGATACAATGTTTTCTGGGCTTGGCATGGAATGTAAAATATGGGATGATTCAGCAACTATTCTTGCTTGGCTTGATTCTCTTCAGGTTATCAACCCACTGAATGAAACAAAAATCTTACGGGCTGAAAAG TGTAGCACTGGTGATGGTCTTGGGGCACCTGTTATCAGTATCCAAGTTGATTTTCCCAAGTCAAACGAAAGATCGGAAGCTTCAACAAGA GTCGTTGTCCAGGAAATCAGTGCCATCTATGAACCAGAATTCTTTGTTAATGCCCTGCACATCTATGATCTGTTTTCCTCTTTCCAATTTCAGCATGATAGG GTGGTTTCTTCTCTAAATCGGTTCGATAATTTGGGAACAAGACTTGTCTCCAAACTGAA GTACATGTCTGCTAATCGTAAAAAACTTAATTGGGATTTGAGGATTCATCACTTCGTCATTAGGCTACCATCACAGAATTGTGAAAGGAAAGAACTTGCCATG GTTGTTGATGTTGGGGATGTATTCATTCAGTCTAAAGATACAATTGAGGATATTTCTCGAACACAAGAAAGCAATTCCTTTCTTGACCACATATCAAAAAGCCTTCCTAGTTATTTTTCTGATGATCTGTTACTTGGTATCCAGTTGGATGAGCTTTATAACCAGTTTGAGGTTGGCCTTACTGGGTTTCAG GTGAAGGTATTGCTGCCTGACAAACATAATTTTTCCTCTACACTGGTTAAGCTTGATGCTTCCATTGCACTTCGATTGTGTGTATTCCTAGATGAACCAGTGCTAAAACAATTGGAG GTCGGTTTTATTGTGCCATTTATTGATGTATACCTCTCTCAGACAATGTACAGTGCCATTGTTAATTTGCCTAGAATGAAAGAAACTAACCTTGTCAAGAACAGTGTGTTTGATAATCCCAAGACACATGGACACAAGAAATCGGCCTTAAATGTGTCTGTGTCTCTGAAGCTAGCCAAGTTGGGTTTACAGGTTGACCTTGATGGTAATTGTGAGGAAAGTTCAGGTCTCATTGTTGGCATTGAAGACATTGATATCAG GTATGCTATCTGCGAATTGTCAGACCTTTCTCTTGCCATGAAGATGGTCAATGTTACTTCCAATTATCGGAAGGATGAATCAGATTCACATGTGCTATGCTTATCTGGGAACTTAACACGATGTCCTGAAAATTCTGTTGAAACTTGCTTGAATCTGCATTATAGAACTCATAAGCATGATGATCAAATGCATCATTTATACCAGCTGAATTTATGTGATGTTGATCTGCATGTTAACCCATCTGTTATTGGTCAGATACAGACGTTTTTGAGAAAACTTGATTCAGGACCTTCAGTTGGCAGTGATGCTGAATCCACAATGATTGGTCAGAGTTCCATGAAATCCGGGGCAACTAATGGCATACTTCCCAAGTTTTCCTTGTCAAATTTATGTGGTGCAGATGGCACAGTATTCGCAGGAGTTTCTGTTGACCACTTCCCCTTTTTAGTTGCAGATTACTGTTGTGGATATAGTTTTGGGTGCTTAGGAGCTCAAGATGTTGAAGCACAAGAAAGTTTATACTCAAAGAATGAGCAATGTCATGACACTTCAGGTGTGAATGGTTATCATGCATCAGATCTTGCCAGCAATACACACGGTAAAACCCAGCATTCAAATTGTTCATCCACCTCATCAAATGACCCCAAGAATGCCAGCAGAACTGTTCTGGATCTATCACTTATTTCTGTTAGAGTACATTTTCCTGAATCATGTGGTACTTTAGCAACAATAACCATTCCTGAATCTATATCAGCACTCACTTATTTTGATGCAAGCTCATGGGATTTACTACTGTCTGCTAAAAATTTGACTCTTGCTTCACCATGGACTCCACCAAATATCCATGAGCTGCTCTGGGGCACATCTTCACATCGCAATGCTAGTGCACTTAATGTTCGAGTTAAAAAGGACTTACCTGCACTGTCAACCGAAGTATGTGTTGGAATTCAAAATGTTTGTTGTGTATTGCCATCCAAGTTACTGGCTATGTTTGTTGGATTCTTTTTGTTGGATGATTGGAATCCTATTGCAGAACAGGAATTCCCTGTGGCAGGTAACAATCTTGAGTGCTTGGGAGAATCACATGACTGTGTAACATACAAATTTGAGATCAGTGATTGTGTTGTAATTTTTCCTGTGAAAGAGCAAGATTTCTTTTGTCTAAAGCTGGAGGTTCCACATTTTTTCTGTGAGTTCATTGCGACTGGAAGCTCTGTAGAATTTGCAAAGCGTATCCCCAAAGAATTCTTCAGTTCGGAGTGCATAGTTTCCAGAAGAGTTGATGTCATCTGCATATATGCAAGAAATGCATCCATATCACTTCTAATTGTCAGCGACCATACAGATTTTATGCTGAAGCTTGATGAGAGCATTCCTAAGAGAATCCATTCTCTTATTGAAAAACTTGATGCTGGCATATGGATTCAGGTTCCTTGCAAAGATATACCATACTCCCAGCAGCCTACTTTACCCACCTCAATTATGAGCAAAATATCACGATGCAACTTGATTGCCGAAG ATCTATATTTTATAAATGGGATGGAGACAGTTATTGGTGTTGTTGACCAGTTGATTTCAATCGGCAATGAAAGTAAAATGTACAAAGGCAATGCCTTGCAGTTTTTAGATCATAGAAGTTTCTACAAGGGCAACCCTGACCCTAATGAGTGTACCAATCTCACTATTTCGATCAAGGATCTGATGATTCTCTTGGGTCAGTCTAAAGATAAAGTAGCACTGGAGAGGATTGCCACTGCAAACATGGAGTTTGATGTTTCTGCTGTACTAGTTGGTGAAAAACCAGAGCACATGAACTTTGATGTTGTTTCTTTAACGCTGCAGTCATCCGGTGGTTACACTCTCATCTCCATTGTTTCCGATGGGCCATTATCTCCTGTTTTCGTCAAGTTTACAAAGCACCATGCTGGACAAGATGAGATATTACTAAGTGTACCCCTTTTCGAGGTCTGGTTATATTTACAGGATTGGAATACGATTATCAATCATTCCCATTCATATGTGAAAACAGACGTAAACAGTACGCCTGTGGAGCATGCAGCTGCTTTGTCTCAGTTTCCAGAAACGGCATCATCACCACTTATTGCATCAGAATTTGGTTCGCCAGATGACTTCAACTTAGTGCTAACATGTGAAACTATTGCTGGTGTACTCCATATACCTATCTGGGGGAAAGAAGAAAATCACACAAGCAATCACATGGGTGTGACTCCTTTTCCAATGGAAGTGGGCACTCATCATGAGGCAGATGATATTCAATATTGTGAACCAAAAGTTTGCAAGTTTGTCACCTTAACTTTTGAGAGTAAACATTTTGTGATGATGTCAGGTGATAGCTGCATGAATTTTAAATGTGATTTAGAGAGATTGAAGGTAATGCTGGAAATGATTCAAGAGAATAAGGGTACCTCCGTTCCATTTGTGCATATATCTAAGGTTAAATCTTCTGGTTATGTTCATCAATCAGAAAGGAATTTGGAACATCTTTCTGTTGACCTACAAGCTGAATACATGGATGTTAGTTTTTCACACCAGATATTTAACTTCTGGCATAATATGGAACTCAAATTTCCTGCTgcatcatctgcatcctcttttTATTCCATGGCATTCAAGGCAGGATTGAGGAAAGGGTCTCTTCTGCTAAATGATGGAAGG TGGAGCAGTCATGGACCTGTAATAGAGACCTTATTGAAGAATTTAACTGTGCAGTTTAGTCAAATGAAGGATAGGACAGAAATTTCTGCTTTTGTTGACCTTTTAGTAAATTACAATAACATTGACAAG GTTATGTGGGAACCTTTTGTAGAACCCTCAAGATTTCAGTTACATATGCTAAGAAAATGTGGTGATTGTGGACTGGATATATCACCCAGTACTGATGTGTGTTTAAGTTCAAGCAAGCAGCTTAATCTGAATATATCAGAACCTTTAATTGAG GCTATCCTCAGACTTAGCCAGATGATTACAGATTCTCTTGATCCAAGTAATGGTAGTGGTCTTCGGGAAGATCCTGGAATCTTGAGATTAAGCCATGATGATGTTCGTACCAGAAGATATGTGCCATACATTCTCTCGAATGACACATCATTGCCCTTTAGGTTCAAGGTGTACCGTGGTGCTGTTAATTCAGATGGTGTTGACAGTTTCTCTGTAATAGATGAAAACTCTGTACCGGCAGGGTATGCTGTCCCAATTTACGTCAAAGAAACTCTTGATGATTTTTTCTTCCAACACAGAGAAGCGCGATCGTCAGACCATCTCATCGAGAAACGAATGAGTGCTGTATCACACTATATGATCTCCATAGAGTTTGATGGAACATCAGGCCCTTCAAAGCCAATGTCAATGGACCTTGTGGGCATTTACTTCTTTGAAGTAAATTTCTCTTCAAGTAAAAAGCCAATTCTCGGCGAAGAAAGTTTTGGAGCATTTTCGTCTAATGGAAAAGGCAACGATGGGTTAATTGTGCCTGTGGTGCTCGATGTTTCCTTACAGAACTACAGCAAACGTATACGAGTTTACTCAACG GTAATACTATACAATGCAACATCAATGCCCCTCGAATTGAGGTTCGATATACCATTTGGTCTTACATCAAAG GTAATAGGGCCCATTCCTCCAAACAAAGAAATTCCACTGCCGGTTCATTTGTCTGAAGCTGGCCAGATTAGGTGGCATCCTGTTGGCAGAACATACTTGTGGAGTGAAACGCGTTCCTTGTCAAGTTTACTTTCACGTGAAAGCAGGGTTGGGTTCATGAAATCATCTGTTTGCTATCCTTCTCACCCTAGTAATGATCCATTTCGTTGTTGTGTATCTGTTGAAGAATACAATGTCCCTTCATCCGTTAGTACCCAGAAAGGCCAGTTGTGCAGTGAAAGATTGAACACACAAGTTTCTGGAAGTTCTACTCCAAATATTTTTAAGCAAAATTTGACAAGGACACATTTTATACGGCATGTCAAGCTTAATACTCCGCTTCTCATAAAGAACTATCTCCCTGTTTGCATTTCCTTGGCAATAGATAATGGTGGGTCTGCACGTGTAGTTTCACTAAAGGAG GTAGGGTCTGCCTCTATTTTTTTTGTTGATCCCTCCAACCATCTTGGAATTACAATTGATATCCAAGATTATAGGTCCTTGAACATAAAGTTTCCCCGGGCTGAATCATTCTCTACTGCAGCGAAGTCAAATGGCTTCAAATTCTCCATAACAGAGTCGATTACTTTCTACTCGAATTTGTCGAATT CTCCTCTTAATGTTATGCTGGAAAAATCAATGGATGCTCGTTCTGGTGCAAGGGAGTTGTATCTTTCTGTTCCATTCTTGTTGTACAATTGCACAGATCTATTGCTTACTGTCACTGAAAGCAGCTCTGAGAGGAGTGGGTCCACCCTTGTGATTCCTCCTAGTTTTGAGTTGGATGGACATGCAAGACATTTGCTTGAAAAAAGTGGTCTTTCTCTTGTTGATCCATCTGTACA GTGCTTTACAGGCAAAATGCCCCAGTTAGATTTGATTGATGGACGCTGCTCTTCTTCAGAGATAAGCTGCACCAGTAACAGTGAGTCTGTAAAGAAAGATTTTGACAATGGTGTTAAAGCTTATATGTTTGCTCCTGATGGGCACACTCCAGCAACTGAACTTTCAGTTAAGTTGAATGCTTCTCCGCCTAATAATGGAACTGAAACAACTCGGCGAAATTGGTCAAATACATTCCTCCTTGTCCCTGCCAGTGGTTCAACAAATGTTACTATTCCCCAGTCATCTACTTCTGGTGCCTTCTTAGTTGCAGTGGCATCTATACCTGTTTCAACAGAACTTTTTGGGAGGACAAGGGCTATTGCTTTCAGGCCAAG ATATGTCATATGTAATGCATGCAGCAATGATTTGTTCTTTCGACAAAAAGGAACACGATTTTCTAAGCACTTACGTTCTGGGCAACACTCTTTCCTTCACTGGTCTGATACAGCAAG AGAGTTGCTGGTCTCCGTTCGGTTTGATGGCCCAGGATGGCAATGGTCAGGAAGTTTTTTCCCTGACCACCTGGGAGATGCTCAATTGAAAATCCGGAATAGTGCCTCAGGTTTATCATATATGGTTCGAGTTGAAGTGCAAAATGCCGATCTAGACGTATACAGCAAGAGATTTTCTGGAAAAAATAATGTCAATACTGGTACAGTACTGATTCTGCTATCTGATGATAAGACTGGTTTTGTACCTTACAGGATCGACAATTTTTCAATGGAG AAACTGCGGATATATCAACAGAGATGTGAATCTATTGAAACAATTGTTTATCCCTACACATCCTGTCAATATGCTTGGGATGAGCCTTGCTATCCTCATCGCCTTATTGTTGAG ATTCCTGGAGAACGAAGTTTGGGTACATTCAATCTGGACATTCTCAATGATGATGTTCATGTGTCGCTACCTTCTACATCCGAG AAAGCTGAAAGACAATTCTGCATCTCAATACATGCGGAAGGAGCGATTAAG GTGCTAAGTGTTCTTGATTCAAATTGCCACAATAcggaaacaaaagaaaagaattttCTGGGATCAAAGGAACCTAAAGTTGCTGATCACAAACTGGAGCTTGATATGAATTTTGCTGAAGTTATCAAAATACACTTACCATTCATCGGGATATCTCTAATAAGTTCTTCTCCACAG GAATTGTTGTTTGCTTCTGCCAAGGAGATGACAGTTGTTGCCATGCAGAGTTTAGATCAGCAGAGATTTACGGTTCAAATACAATCTATGCAAATTGATAATCAGTTCCCTGATAGCCCACACCCTGTCATGTTGTCATTTGAGGGCAGTCATAAGGGAAAATCCATGAACTTTTTTAAGAGTAAAGATACTAAGCTGAAATCAGCAAATGACATTCTTTCCAATACTACAGAGCCTGTGCTGCAATTTGCTGCAGCTAAATGGAGAACCAGAGATGTATCATTTGTTTCCTACCAATATATAAACATAAG CGTAGCTCCTGTTCGCCTTGAACTTGAAGAACGACTTGTCTTGAGCATGATTGAATTTTTTAGATCTGTTTCCTCTAGAATAAATATTGGGCACTTAGAGAAAAGTCTTGAGCTAAGTATTTTAGGTGGTGCTACGGACATGTTAAGAGAATATGAAAAAATCTCAAAGAATATATCAGACAAGCTCCTGGTGCAAGACAGTGAATTGTTGCCTTCTGTTGTCCCAGTTGGTGCTCCATGGCAACAGATACACCTTTTAGCCAGAAAGCAGAAAAAGGTGTACATTGAGTTGTTTCAGTTGACTCCTGTCAAGTTGACTTTCAG TTTTACGAGCACACCTTGGCTCAATAGGAATGAAGGTGGTTCAGACCCCAGCATAGGTTTCAACAACACTACTGCAATCCAG AGAGGTCTTATGGCCCTCTTAGATGTTGAAGGAGTACCAGTTTACCTTGGAGAAATTATTGCGGAAAATCTTATGGCCAGCTGGCAATCTGTTCAGGACATTCTTGTGAGGCATTATAGCAGGCAAATCCTCCATGAACTTTATAAG GTTTTGGGTTCTGCTGGCGTTATAGGAAATCCTATGGGTTTTGCTAGGAATGTTGGGTTTGGTCTAAAGGACTTCATATCTGCTTCAAGAAAAGGGAAATTGCAG AGCCCAGTTGAACTATTAAACGGTATAGCACAAGGTTCAAAAACTCTTATTGGAAGTACAGTTTATGCAGTCAGCAGCGCCACTTCTCACTTCAGTAAAACTGCTTATAAG GGCCTTGTTGCCTTTACATATGATGAGCAAGCTGCTTCGAAGATGGAAGAACGGGAAAGACAGCTAGGTTTGCATGGGGAAGGAGTACTGAATGGTTTTCTAGAG GGTCTGACTGGGCTCCTTCAATCACCGATCAGGGGAGCTGAGAAACATGGTCTTCCCGGGGTCATCTCAG GTTTAGCAATGGGAACAGCTGGCCTTGTGGCACGGCCTATGGCTAGCATTCTTGAAGCCACAGGCAGAACTGCCCAGAGCATAAGAAACCGAAGCAACCCTCATGAATCCAACTACTTGCGAGTCCGTTTCCCCAGGCCTGTTGCCAGAGATCACCCTTTGCTCCCATACTCCTGGGATGAAGCCATCGGTGTATCGTTGCTTGCCCAAGCTGAGTGTGGTAGACTGAAGGAGGAGACATTTGTCATGTGCAAGACACTCAAGGGGGCTGGGAAGTTCCTTGTGCTAACTGAGAAGCTGCTTCTACTAGTCTCAAGTCCATATTTAGTGGATCTAGGATCACCTCAGTTTGTTGGTGTTCCTCCTGACCCACAGTGGTCAATCGACACAGAGATGCACCTCAAGAGCGTTGTTCATCTGGACAGGTCTCAGGAGGTAGTGAACATTGTTGGGAGCAGTGGACAGACTTCACCTAGGGACAAAAGAGGTGGCACGAGAAACAGGGTCATGAGCTCGGCCTTTGTCCCCCTGTTTCACCTCAGCATCGAGCTCCCAAATGATGAGGATGCAGAAGGGACGGTGCAGGTCCTACAGGCACTCATCGAGAAGGGGAAGGCACGGAGGTGGGACAAGAAGATCCTACACCGAAGCAACATCAGTTGA